In Flavobacterium sp. N3904, one DNA window encodes the following:
- a CDS encoding cupin-like domain-containing protein yields the protein MSFILKPVDTVESITRDDFKKNYLVKRKPLIIKGLTKDWPAREKWSTDYFKQIAGDIEVKLVDNSKADPSKVINASIASMKFGEYLDLIKREPTELRIFFLNLFKHNPELIDDIKIPKDLMGGFIESMPAMFFGGSSAITFLHYDIDLPHLFHTHFGGRKHIILFDNKWKKRLYCIPNTTYALEDYDVANPDFEKFPALKGVEGYEVFLEHGDTLFMPTGMWHWMRYIDGSFSLTLRAWDKSITRKMASVWSLFMHGAVDSALKVVFRVRYAKWREKLAFTIAKKELKNGKPRV from the coding sequence ATGAGTTTTATTTTAAAGCCAGTTGATACAGTTGAATCAATTACCAGAGATGATTTTAAAAAAAACTATTTAGTTAAAAGAAAACCTTTAATTATAAAGGGACTGACTAAAGATTGGCCAGCTAGAGAAAAGTGGTCGACAGATTATTTCAAGCAAATTGCCGGAGATATCGAAGTTAAGTTAGTCGATAATTCAAAAGCAGATCCTTCTAAAGTTATAAATGCGTCAATCGCCAGTATGAAGTTCGGGGAATATTTAGATCTTATAAAAAGAGAGCCAACAGAATTGCGTATTTTTTTCTTGAACCTATTCAAACACAATCCCGAATTAATTGATGATATAAAAATCCCAAAAGACTTAATGGGTGGTTTTATAGAAAGTATGCCAGCGATGTTTTTTGGTGGTTCAAGTGCAATCACTTTTTTGCATTACGATATTGATTTGCCTCATCTTTTTCATACTCATTTTGGAGGACGAAAACATATTATATTGTTTGATAATAAATGGAAAAAAAGACTTTACTGTATTCCTAATACCACTTATGCACTTGAAGATTATGATGTTGCCAATCCCGATTTTGAAAAATTCCCGGCACTAAAAGGAGTAGAAGGATATGAAGTTTTTCTAGAGCATGGAGATACATTGTTTATGCCAACAGGAATGTGGCATTGGATGCGCTATATTGATGGTTCTTTCTCCTTGACACTTCGCGCATGGGATAAATCTATAACCAGAAAAATGGCCAGTGTTTGGAGTCTGTTTATGCATGGCGCAGTAGATAGTGCTCTTAAAGTAGTTTTTAGAGTTCGTTATGCAAAATGGAGAGAAAAATTGGCTTTTACAATTGCCAAAAAAGAATTAAAAAACGGAAAACCAAGAGTTTAA
- the accD gene encoding acetyl-CoA carboxylase, carboxyltransferase subunit beta, protein MAWFKRHEKGITTATEDKMDIPKGLWYKSPTGKIIDADELARNLFVSPEDGFHVRIGSAAYFDILFDNNEFVELDKNMTSKDPLHFVDTKKYADRLKEVMEKTQLKDAVRTGVGKSKGKDVVICCMDFAFIGGSMGAVVGEKIARGIDHAIKNRLPFVMISKSGGARMMEAAYSLMQLAKTSVKLAQLAEAKLPYISLCTDPTTGGTTASYAMLGDINISEPGALIGFAGPRVVRDTTGKDLPEGFQTAEFLLEHGFLDFITARKELKNKINLYLDLIQNNPIR, encoded by the coding sequence ATGGCTTGGTTTAAACGACACGAAAAAGGAATTACTACGGCTACTGAAGACAAAATGGATATTCCAAAAGGACTTTGGTACAAATCACCTACAGGAAAAATTATTGATGCTGATGAATTGGCTCGTAATCTATTTGTAAGCCCCGAAGATGGTTTTCATGTACGAATTGGAAGTGCTGCCTATTTTGATATTTTGTTTGATAACAATGAATTTGTTGAATTGGACAAAAACATGACATCAAAAGATCCTTTGCATTTTGTTGATACAAAAAAATATGCAGACCGATTGAAAGAGGTTATGGAGAAAACGCAACTTAAGGATGCGGTTCGAACAGGAGTTGGAAAATCAAAAGGAAAAGACGTAGTTATATGTTGCATGGATTTTGCCTTTATTGGCGGATCGATGGGAGCAGTTGTAGGAGAAAAAATTGCAAGAGGAATAGATCATGCTATCAAAAACAGATTGCCTTTTGTAATGATATCAAAATCGGGTGGTGCCAGAATGATGGAAGCTGCTTATTCCTTGATGCAATTGGCAAAAACATCTGTAAAATTGGCACAACTCGCCGAAGCAAAACTGCCTTACATTTCACTTTGTACAGATCCAACAACAGGAGGAACAACAGCATCTTACGCCATGCTAGGAGATATTAATATTTCTGAACCAGGTGCTTTAATAGGATTTGCAGGGCCTCGTGTAGTAAGAGACACTACCGGTAAAGATCTCCCAGAAGGATTTCAAACCGCGGAGTTTCTACTCGAACATGGTTTCTTGGACTTTATCACCGCCAGAAAAGAGTTGAAAAATAAGATTAACCTATACCTTGATTTAATTCAAAACAATCCAATTAGATAA